One region of Dysidea avara chromosome 1, odDysAvar1.4, whole genome shotgun sequence genomic DNA includes:
- the LOC136237838 gene encoding uncharacterized protein: MDRFTYVVMMIMIALALCSSPLSGSEFTITNGPQDTTVCMNDMAECTCGFDGANPALITPDWIIVTRSSDGSVNVTIDGGDIIDNKHDGLMWQFGDVNTTSAPNSKLVIGPVDETHNQSSYQCVFSVNEIVDESFQLRTIQSSVGTLTVVGPSIGNIVANKICVTSLSISWDTHIHPVCGVASQLVTISLPTSGATTFPTNDNNFTFTNLNSNTSYDVIIILRYKRGLLSRTRRTVIKTLPSHPPPAVFDIATNAENNDVKITWKVPEINCSVTEITHYNVTILTNGISTSKTVREEVAYLSSILVYQSNISYTVIIAAVNSQGSSEPTSITIANTMIPHNIKDDDDDECSTMMIGFTVTIVVLVATIIGITAVMMWCLYKHKREEAVIPKTQQLTEDTIKMQSSPAYVPMSQDNITSSTVPQYETIQHCNDVRMDTNPAYLTHKNT, encoded by the exons ATGGATCGTTTCACTTATGttgtgatgatgataatgattgcTTTAGCTCTTTGCTCCAGTCCACTTTCTGGATCAG AATTCACTATCACTAATGGTCCACAAGACACTACAGTATGTATGAATGATATGGCAGAGTGTACATGTGGGTTTGATGGAGCCAACCCTGCATTAATAACACCAGACTGGATAATTGTCACAAGAAGTAGTGATGGTAGTGTTAATGTCACCATTGATGGAGGGGATATTATTGATAATAAACATGATGGACTTATGTGGCAATTTGGTGATGTAAACACAACAAGTGCTCCTAATAGTAAACTAGTAATTGGTCCAGTGGATGAGACTCACAATCAATCATCATATCAGTGTGTGTTTAGCGTGAATGAAATTGTAGATGAATCATTCCAGCTTCGCACTATACAGAGCAGTGTAGGCACTTTGACTGTAGTTG GTCCATCAATTGGAAATATTGTAGCAAATAAAATTTGTGTAACATCATTATCTATTTCATGGGATACACATATTCATCCAGTGTGTGGAGTTGCATCACAATTAGTAACAATATCATTACCAACTAGTGGTGCTACAACATTTCCTACTAATGATAATAATTTCACTTTTACTAATCTAAACAGTAACACATCATATGATGTCATAATTATTCTCAGATACAAGAGAGGACTGTTATCAAGAACAAGGAGGACTGTTATCAAGACTCTACCCTCACATC CTCCTCCAGCTGTTTTTGATATTGCTACTAATGCTGAAAATAATGATGTAAAGATCACCTGGAAA GTACCAGAGATCAATTGCTCTGTGACTGAAATTACACATTACAATGTGACCATTTTAACAAATGGAATATCAACATCTAAAACTGTCAGAGAAGAAGTGGCTTATTTGTCCAGTATTTTGGTCTACCAATCAAACATTTCTTATACTGTGATTATTGCAGCTGTAAATAGTCAAGGAAGCAGTGAGCCAACTTCAATAACAATTG CAAACACAATGATCCCACACAACATcaaggatgatgatgatgatgagtgtTCTACTATGATGATAGGTTTCACAGTGACCATAGTTGTACTAGTGGCAACCATAATTGGCATCACTGCTGTGATGATGTGGTGTTTGTATAAGCACAAAAGAG AAGAAGCAGTAATTCCAAAGACTCAACAGCTCACTGAAGACACAATCAAGATGCAGTCTTCACCAGCATATGTTCCAATGAGTCAGGACAACATAACGTCATCCACTGTACCACAGTATGAGACTATCCAACACTGCAATGATGTCAGAATGGATACTAATCCTGCTTATTTGACTCACAAAAACACCTGA